A section of the Streptomyces sp. CG1 genome encodes:
- a CDS encoding LysR family transcriptional regulator: MELRQLSYFVAVAEELHFGRAAERLHIVQSAVSQQIQRLERELGAELFDRSPRRVRLTGAGERLLPEARAVLAAAERARAVVAAPAGLRLGTSTGLGAHLDRVLAAFAERAPEVPVELVSLPAGERLARVAAGRLDAAFVRSAETPAGVRVVPLWSDPLVAALPATHPLAGRDEIDLADLAGLPLALAPRRVNPALVDLVVGACHAAGFEPVPGSAGGTLHDTLATIGARPLWTVVYASHARVLATPRVAYVPFRAPGLALATGLAVPAADPSPHLEKLLLACGDHEG; the protein is encoded by the coding sequence ATGGAACTCCGCCAGCTCAGCTATTTCGTCGCCGTCGCCGAGGAGCTGCACTTCGGGCGGGCGGCCGAGCGGCTGCACATCGTGCAGTCGGCGGTCAGCCAGCAGATACAGCGGCTGGAGCGGGAGCTGGGCGCCGAGCTGTTCGACCGCTCGCCACGCCGGGTGCGGCTGACCGGGGCGGGGGAGCGGCTGCTGCCCGAGGCGCGGGCGGTGCTCGCGGCGGCGGAGCGGGCGCGGGCCGTGGTGGCGGCGCCCGCCGGGCTGCGCCTCGGCACCAGCACCGGGCTCGGCGCGCATCTGGACCGGGTGCTGGCCGCGTTCGCCGAGCGGGCGCCCGAGGTGCCGGTGGAACTGGTCTCGCTGCCGGCCGGCGAACGGCTGGCCCGGGTCGCGGCGGGCCGGCTGGACGCCGCGTTCGTCCGTTCGGCCGAAACCCCGGCCGGAGTACGGGTGGTGCCCCTGTGGTCCGATCCGCTGGTCGCCGCGCTGCCGGCCACGCACCCGCTGGCGGGGCGGGACGAGATCGATCTCGCCGACCTCGCCGGGCTGCCCCTCGCCCTCGCCCCGCGCCGCGTCAACCCGGCCCTGGTCGACCTGGTCGTCGGGGCCTGTCACGCGGCCGGGTTCGAGCCGGTGCCCGGGTCGGCGGGCGGCACCCTGCACGACACCCTCGCCACCATCGGCGCCCGCCCGCTGTGGACGGTCGTCTACGCCTCCCACGCGCGCGTGCTGGCCACGCCCCGGGTGGCGTACGTCCCCTTCCGCGCGCCCGGACTGGCCCTGGCCACCGGTCTCGCGGTGCCCGCCGCCGACCCCTCCCCACATCTGGAGAAACTGCTCCTGGCCTGCGGTGATCACGAAGGCTGA
- a CDS encoding trypsin-like serine protease, with amino-acid sequence MFGLRRARKTAAVLVATAATVATALLASPTASAAPQPIVGGTTTTTTEYPFVVQITDASGNQFCGGTLVAAKKVVTAAHCMAGESAGSVRVVGGRTYLNGTDGTVSNVSKIWVNPDYTDATNGHDVAVLTLSTALPYTPVSYVSSSQTDVYAAGATARILGWGTTSQNGSSSNQLRTATVPVVADSSCKTSYGSDFVQSDMVCAGLTTGGVDTCQGDSGGPLLIGGVLAGITSWGEGCAEAGHPGVYTRLTTFSDLVTAQVNS; translated from the coding sequence ATGTTCGGGCTCAGACGTGCCAGAAAGACCGCCGCGGTTCTGGTGGCCACCGCCGCCACCGTGGCGACCGCGCTGCTCGCCTCCCCCACAGCGAGCGCCGCCCCGCAGCCGATCGTCGGTGGTACGACCACCACCACGACGGAGTACCCGTTCGTCGTCCAGATCACTGACGCGTCCGGGAACCAGTTCTGCGGCGGCACCCTGGTGGCCGCCAAGAAGGTCGTGACGGCCGCGCACTGCATGGCCGGCGAGTCCGCGGGCAGCGTCCGCGTGGTCGGCGGCCGGACCTATCTGAACGGCACCGACGGCACCGTCAGCAACGTCAGCAAGATCTGGGTCAACCCGGACTACACGGACGCCACCAACGGCCACGACGTGGCGGTGCTGACCCTGTCGACGGCGCTGCCGTACACCCCGGTGTCGTACGTCTCCTCCTCCCAGACGGACGTGTACGCGGCCGGCGCCACGGCCCGGATCCTCGGCTGGGGCACCACCTCGCAGAACGGCAGTTCCTCCAACCAGCTGCGGACCGCGACCGTCCCGGTCGTGGCCGACTCCAGTTGCAAGACTTCTTACGGTTCGGACTTCGTCCAGTCCGACATGGTGTGCGCCGGACTCACCACCGGCGGCGTAGACACCTGCCAGGGCGACAGCGGCGGTCCCCTGCTCATCGGGGGCGTCCTGGCAGGGATCACTTCCTGGGGCGAGGGATGCGCGGAGGCCGGTCACCCGGGTGTGTACACCCGGCTGACCACCTTCTCGGACCTCGTGACCGCGCAGGTCAACTCGTGA
- the dmpI gene encoding 4-oxalocrotonate tautomerase DmpI yields the protein MPIVTIQQGPRDVELKRELVKRVTDAFVDAYRIPAETVQVWIHEVPADSWGAAGKLTADK from the coding sequence ATGCCGATCGTCACCATCCAGCAGGGCCCGCGCGATGTCGAGCTGAAGCGGGAGCTGGTCAAGCGGGTCACCGACGCGTTCGTCGACGCGTACCGGATCCCGGCGGAGACCGTGCAGGTGTGGATCCACGAGGTGCCCGCGGACAGCTGGGGCGCGGCCGGGAAGCTCACGGCCGACAAGTAG